Proteins from one Esox lucius isolate fEsoLuc1 chromosome 19, fEsoLuc1.pri, whole genome shotgun sequence genomic window:
- the unc45a gene encoding protein unc-45 homolog A, with translation MSINGREKEPGILKEEGNTLFKAGDVQGALCCYTKALKLSSNQSESAILHRNRSACYLKLEDYTKAEADASKALDADPGDVKARFRRAQSLQKLGRLNEAFMDAQRCAQLEPTNKAFQELLRQLGAQIQEKSVQLSSTDARVQQMFSLLLDPLAQSVDRQKAAQNLVVLSREEAGAEQIFRNDGVRLIQRLLGSKQEELVLSALRTLVGLCTGHQSRTMAIVNELGMEQLCEVMGSGASSVSLAACHLLQVMFEALTEGMKREIRGKEEAILPEPSRELRSMLRQLVEMMPASSVSGPGRDSAINLLVKQVPRKSQKNPDNSLTLWVIDQGLKKILEVAGTVPEVSEGPPLTDNSHMSCSVLLSKLYDDLKCDAERENFNKLCEEYIQLHFGRPGLESKLRAIQTVAVLLQGPSDVGNRTLEISGMMDAVISLCASEDVCHQQVAVEALIHAAGKAKRASFITANGVALLKDLYKKSENDRIRVRALVGLCKLGSAGGTDFSMKQFAEGSTLKLAKQCRKWLCNESLPPASRRWAIEGLAYLTFDADVKEDLAEDRNALQAMFQLAKSEDKTVLFAVASTLVNCTNSYDVEKPDPQMVELAKYAKQHVPEAHPKDAPSFVEKRLMKLLEAGVVSALVCMVKQESPALTETCRECIARVFLALVERQEDRGTVVAQGGGKALLPLVSESTDKGKTKAAQALAKITITSNPEIAFPGERLYEVVRPLVSLLTLDCSLLQNFEALMALTNLAGISERLRQKIIKEKAVPKVEGYMFEEHDLVRAAATECMCNLVLSAEVQKLYVATGNDRLKLLVLYSGEEDERLRKAAAGTLAMLTAEQPELCARIPGTTSHWMEILQALLLSDSVELRHRGVVVTLNMMQANKSLAETLMESEVLEILSVLAKATEQSPVSRTAQDCLDKAMEYGIIKKPEGEGREP, from the exons ATGAGTATTAACGGGAGGGAAAAG GAACCTGGGATCctgaaggaggaggggaacacCCTGTTCAAGGCAGGGGATGTGCAGGGGGCTCTGTGCTGTTACACCAAGGCTCTCAAACTGAGTAGTAACCAGTCAGAGAGCGCTATCCTGCACCGCAATCGCTCTGCCTGCTACCTGAAATTAGAGGACTACACTAAGGCTGAGGCTGATGCCTCGAAAG CCCTTGATGCTGACCCTGGTGATGTAAAAGCCAGGTTCCGACGGGCTCAGTCTTTGCAGAAGCTAGGTCGTTTGAACGAGGCATTTATGGATGCTCAGAGGTGTGCGCAGCTGGAGCCCACAAACAAAGCCTTCCAGGAGCTTCTTAGACAGCTGGGAGCACAGATACAGGAAAAG TCAGTGCAGCTGTCATCCACAGATGCTCGTGTGCAGCAGatgttctctctcctcctggaCCCTTTGGCACAGTCCGTAGACAGACAGAAG GCTGCTCAGAACCTGGTGGTTCTGTCTCGTGAGGAGGCTGGGGCCGAGCAAATCTTCCGTAACGATGGGGTGAGGTTGATCCAGAGACTGCTCGGCTCCAAGCAGGAGGAGCTGGTCCTGTCTGCACTCAGGACCCTGGTTGGCCTGTGTACCGGCCACCAGTCCAGA ACCATGGCAATTGTAAATGAACTGGGCATGGAGCAGCTTTGTGAAGTGATGGGCTCTGGGGCATCTTCTGTGTCTCTGGCAGCCTGTCATCTGCTGCAAGTGATGTTTGAGGCCCTGACCGAGGGCATGAAGAGGGAGATCAGAGGGAAAGAAGAAGCCATACTGCCTG AGCCGTCTCGTGAGCTGCGCTCCATGCTTCGCCAACTGGTGGAGATGATGCCAGCTAGCAGCGTGTCAGGGCCGGGCAGAGACAGCGCCATCAATCTGCTGGTCAAACAGGTGCCTCGGAAGTCCCAGAAGAACCCAGACAATTCCCTCACATTGTGGGTCATAGACCAGG GGCTAAAGAAGATCCTGGAGGTAGCTGGGACAGTCCCGGAGGTGTCTGAGGGACCTCCCCTCACAGACAACTCCCACATGAGCTGCTCTGTGCTGCTCAGCAAACTGTACGATGATCTGAAGtgtgatgcagagagagagaacttcaACAAACTTTGTGAGGAATATATCCA GCTGCACTTTGGCCGCCCCGGCCTGGAGAGTAAACTACGTGCTATTCAGACGGTGGCTGTGCTTCTGCAAGGACCCAGTGACGTTGGCAATAGGACATTGGAGATTTCAGGCATGATGGATGCTGTCATCTCTCTGTGTGCCTCAGAGGACGTATGTCACCAGCAGGTGGCGGTGGAGGCTCTTATCCACGCTGCTGGTAAGGCCAAGAGGGCCTCGTTCATCACTGCCAACGGCGTGGCACTTCTAAAAGACCTCTACAAGAAGAGCGAGAACGACAGAATACGCGTACGAGCGCTAGTG GGTTTGTGTAAACTCGGCTCAGCTGGAGGGACAGACTTCAGCATGAAGCAGTTTGCCGAGGGATCCACACTGAAACTTGCCAAGCAGTGCAGGAA GTGGCTGTGTAATGAGTCCCTTCCACCAGCTTCGCGGCGCTGGGCTATCGAGGGCCTGGCTTACCTCACCTTTGATGCTGACGTAAAGGAGGACCTGGCCGAGGACAGAAATGCCCTGCAGGCCATGTTTCAGCTAGCTAAA TCAGAGGATAAGACAGTGCTGTTTGCAGTGGCCTCGACTCTGGTTAACTGTACTAACAGCTACGATGTGGAAAAGCCTGACCCTCAAATGGTAGAACTGGCCAAGTATGCCAAACAGCATGTACCAGAGGCGCACCCAAAG gaCGCTCCCTCGTTTGTGGAAAAAAGGTTGATGAAGCTGTTGGAGGCTGGAGTTGTGTCTGCTCTAGTGTGCATGGTCAAACAGGAGAGCCCAGCTCTCACTGAGACTTGCAGGGAGTGCATTGCCAG GGTGTTCTTGGCTCTGGTGGAGCGGCAGGAGGACAGGGGCACAGTGGTGGCACAGGGCGGAGGAAAG GCCCTGCTTCCTCTGGTGTCAGAGAGCACTGACAAAGGAAAGACCAAAGCAGCACAGGCTCTGGCCAAGATCACCATCACATCCAACCCAGAGATAGCCTTTCctggggagagg CTCTATGAGGTGGTGCGTCCTCTGGTCAGCCTGCTCACCCTGGACTGCTCCCTGCTGCAGAACTTTGAGGCTCTCATGGCTCTCACCAACCTGGCCGGCATCAGCGAGAGGCTCCGGCAGAAGATAATCAAGGAGAAAGCTGTGCCTAAGGTGGAGGGCTATATGTTTGAGGAGCATGACCTTGTGCGCGCTGCTGCCACAGAGTGTATGTGTAACCTTGTACTGAGCGCCGAGGTGCAGAAGCTCTATGTGGCCACAGGGAATGACCGCCTGAAGCTGCTGGTCCTCTACAGTGGAGAGGAGGACGAGAGGCTGAGGAAGGCTGCAGCGGGAACCCTGGCCATGCTGACCGCAGAGCAGCCTGAACTGTGTGCCCGCATCCCTGGAACG ACCAGCCACTGGATGGAGATCCTTCAGGCCCTGTTGCTTAGCGACAGCGTGGAACTGCGTCACCGTGGTGTGGTGGTCACGCTGAACATGATGCAGGCAAACAAGAGCCTGGCCGAGACACTAATGGAGAGCGAGGTGTTGGAAATTCTCTCCGTTCTGGCTAAAGCTACAGAGCAGAGCCCCGTCTCCAGAACAGCACAGGACTGCCTGGATAAGGCCATGGAGTATGGCATCATCAAGAAGCCagagggagaaggaagagaaCCCTAA
- the rccd1 gene encoding RCC1 domain-containing protein 1: MALSFRDRVEIWSLRENKPVWCMEVKTSDNTGPSLAFPLVPGGYIASRSPFYRPLSPQLLAISLALGTQHAVLLSASGVVYTWGCGSHGQLGHGDLSPEEEPRALEALMGLQMSSVAAGGWHSVCISAGGDLYVWGWNESGQVGLPSRSLRGGQLKTQCAGSASTCKDQENSDEVFISIQAFPALVDVTELCEVSKVSCGSRHTAAVTSSGDLYTWGWGEYGQLGQGNMSSSDEPKQVRFFKDQGLRVLDVVCGPWNTFVSAVKEDPPHPEDLSSALTI, translated from the exons ATGGCCCTGTCTTTCAGAGACAGAGTAGAGATCTGGAGTTTGCGAGAAAATAAACCAGTGTGGTGTATGGAGGTGAAGACATCTGACAATACTg ggCCCTCACTTGCTTTCCCGTTAGTTCCAGGAGGGTACATAGCTTCCAGGTCTCCGTTTTACCGTCCACTTTCCCCACAACTACTAGCGATTAGCCTGGCATTGGGCACACAGCATGCTGTCCTTCTCAGTGCGTCTGGAGTTGTCTACACCTGGGGATGTGGCAG TCATGGGCAGCTGGGACATGGGGACCTGAGCCCGGAGGAGGAGCCCAGGGCTTTGGAGGCACTAATGGGGTTACAAATGAGCAGCGTGGCAGCCGGGGGGTGGCACTCTGTTTGCATTAGTG CTGGAGGTGACCTGTATGTGTGGGGTTGGAATGAGAGTGGCCAAGTGGGACTACCATCACGATCCCTGAGAGGGGGGCAGCTGAAGACCCAGTGTGCAG GTAGTGCCAGCACATGTAAAGACCAAGAAAACAGCGACGAAGTGTTCATATCAATCCAGGCCTTTCCAGCCCTGGTGGATGTCACAGAATTATGTGAGGTTAGCAAGGTCAGCTGTGGGTCACGCCACACTGCTGCAGTCACAA GTAGTGGGGATCTCTACACTTGGGGCTGGG GTGAATACGGCCAGCTGGGACAGGGGAACATGAGCAGTTCAGATGAGCCAAAACAAGTCAGGTTTTTCAAGGACCAGGGGCTACGTGTGCTGGATGTAGTGTGTGGACCATGGAACACTTTTGTTTCTGCTGTCAAAGAGGACCCTCCTCATCCTGAAGATTTATCCTCTGCACTGACTATATAA